The Saccharomycodes ludwigii strain NBRC 1722 chromosome II, whole genome shotgun sequence genome window below encodes:
- a CDS encoding uncharacterized protein (similar to Saccharomyces cerevisiae YLR329W | REC102 | RECombination), producing MIVLDTVYLEILDKENITNITPSILSEWNCYIFQDHYNDNKQKNDPTFVIPGKNILFELQLQTKTKTPTASPSLLESDLDFINKYWSNISYKIINTSISTVNNTIFFKLELECLMNWSHINCTEKKPITVSKILIKGGFISLGNIPSSILVSTLKNFMNGLFLSQLEFKYPLCFNKIVRKHYALHSIYYKYNQLYKINFRNVVDILVKDPRNTTIYKMIMYPYKKPYSLPFPTTKSDSSLILD from the coding sequence ATGATTGTATTGGACACAGTTTACCTCGAAATCCttgataaagaaaatatcaCCAATATCACTCCTTCTATCCTTTCAGAATGGAATTGTTACATTTTCCAGGATCACtacaatgataataaacaaaaaaatgatcCTACCTTTGTCATACCTGGTAAAAATATCTTATTTGAATTACAACTACAAACTAAGACCAAAACACCAACAGCATCGCCATCTTTGCTAGAGTCAGATCtagattttattaataaatactGGTCAAATATATcctacaaaataataaatacaagCATCTCAACTGTAAATAACACAATATTCTTTAAACTGGAACTAGAATGTTTGATGAATTGGTCTCATATAAACTGTACTGAAAAGAAGCCAATCACTGTGTCTAAAATACTTATAAAAGGCGGGTTTATCTCCCTAGGTAATATACCTTCCTCAATTTTAGTCAGcacattgaaaaattttatgaATGGATTGTTTTTATCACAATTGGAATTCAAATACCCCTTgtgttttaataaaattgttcGTAAGCACTATGCGTTGCATTCAATTTACTACAAGTACAATCAACTCTATAAGATTAATTTTAGAAATGTGGTGGATATTTTGGTCAAGGATCCACGAAACACAACAATCTATAAAATGATTATGTATCCATACAAAAAACCATATAGCTTACCATTTCCTACAACAAAATCAGACTCCTCGCTAATATTGGATTAG
- a CDS encoding uncharacterized protein (similar to Saccharomyces cerevisiae YGR016W | putative protein of unknown function), translating to MSRHRKLDKIILSLPFQKGHGLGDEDDTFTIPLDIAEQDELITNFQLSVHKSDTFYTQIITILYLGYCIFFLLILKKGNKVGIGQKYPVFLKTAPVNSVALSLINLRYSIRYQIKFIKINNFTLNMINALLLTILVILSINTSSNKNLHGIFIHALFNVPPVLFFLLSIFAKKWNRNLNEQIGILMKSKYNYKSA from the coding sequence ATGTCTAGGCATAGAAAATTAGATAAAATTATACTATCTCTACCATTTCAAAAAGGACATGGTTTAGGAGACGAAGATGACACTTTTACCATTCCACTAGATATAGCTGAGCAAGATGAGTTAATAACTAATTTCCAACTGTCCGTTCACAAATCAGATACGTTTTATACTCAGATAATCACAATACTGTACTTGGGTTAttgcatttttttccttttgatattaaaaaagggaaaCAAAGTTGGCATCGGACAAAAGTATCCGgtttttttgaaaacagCCCCTGTCAATTCGGTGGCTTTATCactaataaatttaagATATAGTATAAGGTATCAaatcaaatttataaaaattaacaatttCACTTTGAATATGATAAATGCCTTATTGTTAACCATATTGGTCATTTTATCTATCAATACTAGTAGCAACAAAAATTTGCATGGAATATTTATCCATGCTTTATTTAATGTACCACCcgttttgtttttccttttgtcAATATTTGCTAAAAAATGGAACAGAAATTTAAATGAGCAAATTGGGATATTAATGAAAAGTAAATATAACTATAAAAGTGCATAG
- the EAT1 gene encoding putative hydrolase (similar to Saccharomyces cerevisiae YGR015C | putative protein of unknown function) codes for MQPILKTFRNIGIKPQKRHLYHESVVSLSSIHSISPTTKTDSNNAQIPQPPIVINIHGAFGNKTNFKMFNKHLSRNLNTDVYSIDLRNHGDSPRALPYDNLTLSKDVSEFILKQIVPNYGPNRKVSLVGYSLGGRIAMLTCLHRKVTPYLHKLISVDIPPKAMPALTDEIVVNYLAIMEILNAGQQYLQHKVTESVEHHKIPHLILKDSKNQWKSKVLNHFKKINSRNPSMSYYFSNGFTSYSANNDLSLGYPILYDIPLLNMPDYLSEIVKWPNLYVPPYNHDYIIHQKCQIPTLFIKALKSPFIPREHYQSLGAEFKNYRVVEINTTHNVIGERPKEFVKIVTDFLSA; via the coding sequence ATGCAGccaatattaaaaacttttcgaAATATCGGTATTAAACCTCAGAAAAGACATTTGTATCATGAATCAGTAGTGTCTTTGTCGAGCATTCATTCCATATCACCGACAACAAAAACTGATAGCAACAATGCACAAATACCACAACCACCCATAGTAATTAACATACACGGTGcttttggaaataaaactaatttcaaaatgttCAATAAGCATTTATCTAGAAATTTAAATACGGATGTTTATTCAATTGACTTGAGAAACCATGGCGATTCTCCTCGCGCATTGCCCTATGACAATCTAACTTTATCCAAAGATGTTTCcgaatttattttgaaacaGATTGTTCCTAATTACGGCCCAAATCGTAAAGTTAGTCTGGTAGGCTATTCCCTGGGTGGCAGAATCGCTATGTTAACATGTTTGCATAGGAAAGTTACACCATATCTTcataaattaatttctgTTGATATTCCTCCAAAAGCAATGCCAGCCTTGACTGATGAAATTGTAGTGAATTATCTAGCCATTATGGAAATATTGAATGCTGGCCAGCAATATTTACAACACAAAGTAACTGAATCAGTTGAGCATCACAAAATTCCACATCTAATCTTAAAGGATTCCAAAAATCAATGGAAATCCAAGGTTTTGAatcattttaaaaaaattaactctCGCAATCCTTCAATGAGCTATTACTTTTCTAATGGATTTACAAGTTATTCTgctaataatgatttatCCTTGGGATACCCAATATTGTATGATATTCCTCTTTTGAATATGCCAGATTATCTATCTGAGATTGTAAAATGGCCTAATCTGTATGTCCCACCATATAATCACGACTACATTATCCATCAAAAATGTCAAATTCCAACTCTATTTATCAAGGCATTAAAATCTCCATTTATTCCAAGAGAGCATTATCAAAGTCTTGGAGCTgagtttaaaaattatagagTCGTGGAAATCAACACAACACATAACGTCATTGGAGAAAGGCCTAAggaatttgttaaaatagTTACTGATTTTTTATCAGCATag
- the MSB2 gene encoding Msb2p (similar to Saccharomyces cerevisiae YGR014W | MSB2 | Multicopy Suppression of a Budding defect) — MLLRYSLFLLALQLVATNSSTLILATASSTSNKAQNKDSTAYYDKDELDESNIFSLASTTTPTSTIATTTFPATDNYEQGDTTATVNNYWQSLGSTTDSSVYTIQDSSSTSNSSPTSVTENIYTPSTYDTTIEQGTLSTGKTNTPSTTTPGTTTSSIQQNTVDNSKAAIISNGDTATSTSASTVLAATTTPTSTEPTTTTTSSTSTEPTDTTTSTSSTSTEPTDTTTSTPDSVAPVATTTSSTSTEPTDTTTSTPDYVAAAATTTSSTSTEPTDTTTSTPSSVAAAATTTSSTSTEPTDTTTSTPDSVAPVATTTSSTSTEPTDTTTSTPDYVAAAATTTSSTSTEPTDTTTSTPDSVAPTDTTTSTPDYVAAAATTTSSTSTEPTDTTTSTPSSVAAAATTTSSTSTEPTDTTTSTPDSVAPVATTTSSTSTEPTDTTTSTPDYVAAAATTTSSTSTEPTDTTTSTPDSVAPTDTTTSTPDYVAAAATTTSSTSTEPTDTTTSTPSSVAAAATTTSSTSTEPTDTTTSTPDSVAPVATTTSSTSTEPTDTTTSTPSSVAAAATTTSSTSTEPTDTTTSTPDYVAAAATTTSSTSTEPTDTTTSTPDSVAPAATTTSTPAFVASAGTTTSTASTEPAIITISPASTELADTTTSTPDSIAPVATTTSVPDSVAPAATTTSTPDSVAPAATTTSTPDSVASAATTTSTPDSIAPVATTTSVPDSVAPAATTTSTPDSVAPAATTTSVPDSVDPVATTTSTPDSVAPAATTTSTPDSVAPAATTTSVPDSVAPAATTTSTPDSVAPAATTTSVPDSVDPVATTTSTPDSVAPAATTTSTPDSVAPAATTTSVPDSVAPAATTTSTPDSVAPAATTTSVPDSVDPVATTTSTPDSVAPAATTTSTPDSVAPAATTTSTSDSVAPVVTTTSTPDSVAPAATTTSTSDSVAPVVTTTSTPDSVAPVATTTSVPDSVAPAATTTSVPDSVAPAATTTSTSDSVAPVATTTSTLDSVAPVATTTSVPDSVAPAATTTSVPDSVAPAATTTSTSDSVAPVATTTSTSDSVAPVATTTSTPDSVAPVATTTSVPDSVAPAATTTSTPDSIAPVATTTSVPDSVAPAATTTSTPDSVAPAATTTSVPDSVDPVATTTSTPDSVAPAATTTSVPDSVAPAATTTSTPDSVAPAATTISVPDSVAPAATTTSVPDSVAPAATTTSTPDSVAPVATITSTPDSIAPVATTTSTPESVAPVATATSVPDSVSPAATTTSTPDSVAPVTTATSVPDSVVLSSITAPTSSEPVTTITPILASATLVSTAIPTSASIISDTVTSLTPAESIINTVSTPSPVVSDSTTTPTSSEAVVTTISTPDSVILDTATSSTSIEPFTINTDASSFIASDIIATPSTSIFTSSTITATDLTSDSTVPTTTIIPTSIGAATTSAPTSVGSTITMDESAFISTASTTASASDSISQVILTVSSSDSVLIASAAPTSDSIISSNAVFSYSTPVASYTTSISSASIDLATKITSSSVVTVSTATSSSIAVDTSVSESAYTASIVNTQFSIPTTTTTNTISSLSSSYVSVMTIQSSSEPIVTGSSPSTGVSATTADSSADTTTLTKSTGISLQSTSSNLDISTTKPYSLVSSSFITALESSTQITNLESSSVTITSTLRTSTTTSNLFTSNIEISFSSISIPTSEIEVSSSVAFSSSSGAAYIGSVSSSFSQAVPQSIATSKTIITLVSTSSATPMSKSTDVLSSSIISMSVSTEPVSSSTIDWLPTNLIVQNKTTQVDSSTASVSIQTNLNSVTQTLPQAITAPTQAPAAAANAVNYTTITIGFKSALNYEFIVQNAYSSAQIFTYLPGVLNYPFEVESQQDFNIYVKQLVPYEEPGRDYVITIAEVLFPKIYIDTLQALINNSTSDLYDNPKSILKQLAEQIDPSISLTTDISGSSGGSGSSSTVTIMATATSTRTSSVTKTPDANNGGEGNPSLGTLGDSASNQYSGVSGSSNKNSSVSQILKSSGKTAGFLIGIIVGAIVYLVLMIMGARFYILRRRRNLILKTSATSKDYPTDNYSFYTTSSSSGSEEVVLEPKAYIDDQVSLTPSKRIEQWMDMNLYGDDGISENGNRTSALCESEQLSNADGKLGSKSSKYSLRSHNSNLSRKSSNRHMIKISKPIAAANSLGWNDTY; from the coding sequence ATGTTACTGAGGTActctctatttttattggcCCTTCAATTGGTAGCAACTAATAGTAGTACTCTCATACTAGCTACTGCTTCAAGTACTAGCAATAAAGCACAAAACAAAGATTCTACAGCTTACTATGATAAAGATGAATTAGATGaatcaaatatattttctttagcCTCTACCACTACCCCTACATCTACAATAGCTACAACCACTTTCCCTGCTACGGATAATTACGAGCAAGGTGATACTACTGCTActgttaataattattgGCAATCTTTAGGAAGTACAACCGACTCCAGTGTATATACTATACAGGATTCTAGTTCTACATCTAATAGCTCTCCAACAAGTGTTactgaaaatatttataccCCTTCTACCTATGATACTACAATTGAACAAGGAACTTTATCTACTGGTAAGACTAATACACCTAGTACTACAACTCCTGGTACCACAACTAGTTCCATACAACAGAACACTGTAGATAATTCAAAAGCTGCTATCATTTCAAATGGAGATACTGCAACAAGTACCTCAGCCTCCACCGTATTAGCTGCTACTACCACACCAACATCAACTGAACCAACTACAACTACCACTAGCTCTACTTCAACAGAACCAACTGATACTACCACTTCTACTAGCTCTACTTCAACAGAACCAACTGATACTACCACTTCTACACCAGACTCTGTTGCACCAGTTGCCACTACCACTAGCTCTACCTCAACAGAACCAACTGATACTACCACCTCAACACCAGATTATGTTGCTGCAgctgctactaccactagCTCTACCTCAACAGAACCAACTGATACTACCACTTCTACACCAAGCTCTGTTGCTGCAGCTGCCACTACCACTAGCTCTACTTCAACAGAACCAACTGATACTACCACTTCTACACCAGACTCTGTTGCACCAGTTGCCACTACCACTAGCTCTACCTCAACAGAACCAACTGATACTACCACTTCAACACCAGATTATGTTGCTGCAgctgctactaccactagCTCTACTTCAACAGAACCAACTGATACTACCACCTCTACACCAGATTCTGTTGCTCCAACTGATACTACCACTTCAACACCAGATTATGTTGCTGCAgctgctactaccactagCTCTACCTCAACAGAACCAACTGATACTACCACTTCTACACCAAGCTCTGTTGCTGCAGCTGCCACTACCACTAGCTCTACTTCAACAGAACCAACTGATACTACCACTTCTACACCAGACTCTGTTGCACCAGTTGCCACTACCACTAGCTCTACCTCAACAGAACCAACTGATACTACCACTTCAACACCAGATTATGTTGCTGCAgctgctactaccactagCTCTACTTCAACAGAACCAACTGATACTACCACCTCTACACCAGATTCTGTTGCTCCAACTGATACTACCACTTCAACACCAGATTATGTTGCTGCAgctgctactaccactagCTCTACCTCAACAGAACCAACTGATACTACCACTTCTACACCAAGCTCTGTTGCTGCAGCTGCCACTACCACTAGCTCTACTTCAACAGAACCAACTGATACTACCACTTCTACACCAGACTCTGTTGCACCAGTTGCCACTACCACTAGCTCTACCTCAACAGAACCAACTGATACTACCACTTCTACACCAAGCTCTGTTGCTGCAGCTGCCACTACCACTAGCTCTACTTCAACAGAACCAACTGATACTACCACTTCTACACCAGATTATGTTGCTGCAgctgctactaccactagCTCTACCTCAACAGAACCAACTGATACTACCACCTCTACACCAGATTCTGTTGCTCCAgctgctactaccacttcaACACCAGCTTTTGTTGCCTCAGCTGGTACTACCACTAGTACTGCCTCAACGGAACCAGCTATAATCACCATCAGCCCTGCTTCAACAGAACTGGCTGATACTACCACTTCAACACCAGATTCTATCGCCCCAgttgctactactacttcAGTACCAGATTCTGTTGCTCCAgctgctactaccacttcaACACCAGACTCCGTTGCTCCAgctgctactaccacttcaACACCAGATTCTGTTGCTTCAgctgctactactacttcAACTCCAGACTCTATCGCCCCAGttgctactaccacttctGTACCAGACTCTGTTGCTCCAgctgctactactacttcAACTCCAGACTCTGTTGCTCCAgctgctactactacttcTGTACCAGACTCTGTTGATCCAGTTGCAACTACCACTTCAACACCAGATTCTGTTGCTCCAgctgctactactacttcAACTCCAGACTCTGTTGCTCCAgctgctactactacttcAGTACCAGACTCTGTTGCTCCAgctgctactactacttcAACTCCAGACTCTGTTGCTCCAgctgctactactacttcTGTACCAGACTCTGTTGATCCAGttgctactaccacttcaACACCAGATTCTGTTGCTCCAgctgctactactacttcAACTCCAGACTCTGTTGCTCCAgctgctactactacttcAGTACCAGACTCTGTTGCTCCAgctgctactactacttcAACTCCAGACTCTGTTGCTCCAgctgctactactacttcTGTACCAGACTCTGTTGATCCAGttgctactaccacttcaACACCAGATTCTGTTGCTCCAgctgctactaccacttcaACACCAGATTCTGTTGCCCCAgctgctactaccacttcaACATCAGATTCTGTCGCTCCAGTAGTTACTACTACTTCAACACCAGATTCTGTTGCCCCAgctgctactaccacttcaACATCAGATTCTGTCGCTCCAGTAGTTACTACTACTTCAACACCAGATTCTGTCGCCCCAgttgctactactacttcAGTACCAGACTCTGTCGCTCCAgctgctactactacttcAGTACCAGACTCTGTTGCTCCAgctgctactaccacttcaACATCAGATTCTGTCGCTCCAGTAgctactaccacttcaACACTAGATTCTGTCGCTCCAgttgctactactacttcAGTACCAGATTCTGTTGCTCCAgctgctactaccacttcaGTACCAGACTCTGTTGCTCCAgctgctactaccacttcaACATCAGATTCTGTCGCTCCAGTAgctactaccacttcaACATCAGATTCTGTCGCTCCAGTAgctactaccacttcaACACCAGATTCTGTCGCTCCAgttgctactactacttcAGTACCAGATTCTGTTGCTCCAgctgctactaccacttcaACACCAGATTCTATCGCCCCAgttgctactactacttcAGTACCGGATTCTGTTGCTCCAgctgctactactacttcAACTCCAGACTCTGTTGCTCCAgctgctactactacttcTGTACCAGACTCTGTTGATCCAGttgctactaccacttcaACACCAGACTCTGTTGCTCCAgctgctactactacttcAGTACCAGACTCTGTTGCCCCAgctgctactaccacttcaACACCAGATTCTGTTGCCCCAGCTGCTACTACTATTTCAGTACCAGACTCTGTTGCTCCAgctgctactactacttcAGTACCAGACTCTGTTGCCCCAgctgctactaccacttcaACACCAGATTCTGTTGCTCCAGTTGCTACTATCACCTCAACTCCAGATTCTATTGCCCCAGTTGCTACTACCACCTCAACTCCAGAATCTGTTGCCCCAGTTGCTACTGCTACTTCAGTACCAGACTCTGTTTCTCCAgctgctactaccacttcaACACCAGATTCTGTCGCCCCAGTTACTACTGCCACTTCAGTACCAGATTCCGTTGTTTTATCCAGTATTACCGCCCCAACATCGAGTGAACCAGTTACCACTATCACCCCAATATTAGCCTCCGCTACTCTGGTAAGTACTGCCATTCCAACATCAGCTTCTATTATTTCAGACACAGTAACTAGCTTAACACCAGCTGAATCAATTATAAACACCGTCTCAACACCAAGTCCTGTTGTTTCAGATAGCACTACCACTCCAACATCAAGTGAAGCAGTTGTAACTACCATTTCGACGCCAGATTCTGTAATTTTAGATACAGCCACTAGCTCAACATCAATTGAACCATTTACTATTAACACAGATGCATCAAGTTTTATAGCTTCAGATATTATTGCTACTCCATCAACATCAATTTTTACTTCTTCCACTATTACTGCCACTGATTTAACATCAGATTCTACTGTACCAACCACTACTATTATACCAACGTCAATTGGAGCAGCTACCACTAGCGCACCAACCTCAGTTGGATCAACTATTACTATGGATGAATCAGCTTTTATTTCTACAGCCAGTACCACTGCATCGGCATCGGACTCTATTTCTCAAGTTATTCTTACTGTAAGTTCGTCGGATTCTGTTTTAATCGCTTCCGCTGCACCAACTTCAGATTCTATTATATCATCCAATGCTGTTTTTAGTTATTCAACTCCAGTCGCATCATATACAACTAGTATCTCTTCCGCTTCTATTGATTTAGCCACTAAAATTACATCGTCATCCGTAGTTACAGTCAGCACAGCTACTTCCTCCTCGATTGCAGTAGATACTAGCGTTAGTGAATCTGCTTACACCGCTTCAATTGTTAATACACAATTTTCTATTCCAACAACTACCACTACCAATACTATATCCTCCTTATCATCATCTTATGTTTCTGTTATGACAATCCAATCCTCCTCCGAGCCAATTGTTACTGGAAGCAGTCCATCAACTGGTGTTTCTGCAACAACAGCCGATTCTTCGGCGGACACTACAACATTAACAAAAAGTACCGGTATCAGTTTGCAATCAACCTCTTCAAATTTAGATATCAGTACCACTAAACCATATTCGTTAGTTAGTAGCAGTTTTATTACAGCATTAGAAAGTTCAACACAAATTACAAACCTCGAAAGCTCATCGGTAACAATCACCTCCACCTTGCGTACAAGTACGACTACTTCAAACCTTTTCACCAGTAATATTGAAATAAGTTTTTCATCTATTTCTATTCCAACTTCTGAAATAGAAGTGTCTTCTTCCGTAGCTTTTTCTTCATCGTCTGGTGCAGCTTATATTGGGTCAGTTTCTAGTAGCTTTTCTCAGGCAGTTCCACAATCAATAGCGACTTctaaaacaattattacTTTGGTATCAACATCCTCTGCTACTCCGATGTCTAAGTCTACTGACGTTCTGTCTTCCTCCATCATATCGATGTCTGTATCAACGGAACCAGTATCGTCTTCTACTATTGATTGGTTGCCAACGAATTTAATTGTTCAGAACAAGACTACTCAAGTTGATTCTAGTACTGCTTCTGTTTCGATTCAAACAAATTTGAATAGTGTTACTCAAACTTTGCCCCAAGCCATCACTGCTCCTACTCAGGCACCAGCTGCAGCTGCTAATGCCGTTAATTACACTACAATTACAATTGGGTTCAAATCTGCATTAAACTATGAATTTATTGTTCAAAATGCTTATTCTAGTGCTCAAATTTTCACTTATTTACCAGGCGTTTTAAATTATCCCTTTGAGGTTGAAAGTCAACAAGACTTTAACATCTATGTCAAACAGTTAGTGCCTTACGAAGAACCAGGCCGCGATTATGTAATTACTATTGCCGaagttttatttccaaaaatatacattGATACATTACAAgcattaattaataattccaCCAGTGACCTGTACGATAACCCCAAATCGATTTTAAAACAGCTTGCGGAACAGATCGATCCATCTATTTCTTTGACCACCGATATTTCTGGAAGTAGTGGTGGTTCGGGTTCTAGTTCGACAGTTACGATTATGGCTACTGCTACCTCTACGAGGACATCTAGTGTTACTAAGACACCTGATGCTAATAATGGAGGTGAAGGCAATCCAAGCTTGGGTACGTTAGGAGATAGTGCCAGTAATCAATATTCCGGAGTTAGTGGTAGCTCTAATAAGAATAGCTCAGTTAGCcaaattttgaaatcaAGCGGTAAAACAGCTGGGTTTTTGATTGGTATAATTGTTGGTGCAATTGTTTATCTAGTTTTGATGATTATGGGTGCAAGGTTCTACATTTtaagaagaaggagaaatttgattttgaaaactaGTGCCACTTCTAAGGATTATCCTACTGATaattattcattttatACAACAAGTTCCTCTTCTGGAAGTGAAGAAGTTGTTTTAGAACCAAAAGCTTATATTGATGATCAAGTCAGTTTAACTCCAAGCAAGAGAATTGAACAGTGGATGGACATGAACTTGTACGGTGATGATGGAATTTcagaaaatggaaatagAACATCTGCTTTATGTGAATCGGAACAGTTATCTAATGCTGATGGTAAACTGGGTAGTAAATCGTCGAAATATTCATTAAGGAGTCACAACTCAAATTTATCTCGTAAGAGTTCTAATAGACACATGATTAAAATTTCTAAACCGATCGCTGCCGCAAATTCTCTTGGTTGGAATGATACTTATTAG